Below is a window of Flavobacterium cyclinae DNA.
CTTTGCTGTACCAATTTTCAACAAAATCAGGAAATAAACCAATCGTTTTCACCACGATGATTTGGATAAGTAAGAATATAGGAAGGATGAATTTTCTTTTCACGCATTTATATTTGCTATAAAATTAACTAATAATATAGAATCGCACATTTCTTTTTTTGTAAATTTGTTATTTAAATGAGGAATAATGACAAAAATAACTTTAAATATTCCAGATAACGAATTGACTTTCTTTATGAAATTGATTGAAAAATTTAATTACGAAACTGTAATTAATGACGTCAATGTTTCTGAAGAAATGAAAGTAGTTTTAGATGAAAGAAGAGCGACCTCAAGAAAGGAAAATTTTGTTCCTTGGGAAGAGGCGAAAAAGCAAATTCGTTTGAAAACTAAGAAATGAGTTATAAAATTGTAATTGAACCTCGAGCAATTGCTGATATTCAAGAAGCGGTTGAATATTATGAATCAAAGAGAGAAGATTTAGGAGCTTATTTCTTTCAGATTGTTGAAGAATATATTGAATTAATTGCAAAGAATCCGTTTTTTCAAATTCGATATAAAGATTATCACGGATTACCCGTTAAAATTTTTCCTTACATTATTCTTTATTTCATTGATGAAAAAGAGAAACAATTTATGTTTTATCTGTTTTCAACACTTCGCAGAATACAACTAAATATCCCAAATAATTTTAAAACTCTGACTATATTTGTACTGTGTAATATTTAACACAAACTTGAAACTTTAAACCTGAAACAAAACAATGAGCCAAGAAATAAGAAATTTAGAGCCAAAAGCACTTTGGAACAAATTTGCCGATTTGAATGCCGTACCACGTCCGTCTAAGAAAGAAGAGCGTGTTATTGCGTTCATGATGGAATTCGGACAAAAATTAGGATTACCTACAGTAAAAGATCATGTTGGGAATGTAATTATCAAAAAACCTGCGACTCCAGGTATGGAAAACCGCAAAACCATTGTAATGCAATCGCATTTGGATATGGTTCACCAAAAAAACAATGACACGAATTTCGATTTCGATACACAAGGAATTGAAATGTATGTCGATGGTGACTGGGTTCGTGCAAAAGGAACTACGCTTGGAGCTGATAACGGGTTAGGAGTGGCAACCATTATGGCGATTTTAGAAAGTACTGATATTCCACATCCAGCAATTGAAGCTTTGTTTACGATTGATGAAGAAACGGGGATGACAGGAGCAATGGGCTTGCAAGGTGGCATGTTAGACGGAGAAATTTTATTGAATTTAGATACCGAAGAAGACGATGAAATTGATATAGGATGTGCTGGTGGAGTAGATGTAACAGCTACTAGAACTTACAACGAGGAGGAAACTCCTGAAGGTTCGGTGGGTTATACTATTACAGTGAAAGGCTTAAAAGGCGGTCACTCGGGAATGGATATTCATAAAGGATTAGGAAATGCGAACAAAATCATGAACCG
It encodes the following:
- a CDS encoding type II toxin-antitoxin system RelE/ParE family toxin, whose protein sequence is MSYKIVIEPRAIADIQEAVEYYESKREDLGAYFFQIVEEYIELIAKNPFFQIRYKDYHGLPVKIFPYIILYFIDEKEKQFMFYLFSTLRRIQLNIPNNFKTLTIFVLCNI